The following are from one region of the Sorghum bicolor cultivar BTx623 chromosome 2, Sorghum_bicolor_NCBIv3, whole genome shotgun sequence genome:
- the LOC8054993 gene encoding putative gamma-glutamylcyclotransferase At3g02910: MAEATPTMVFVYGTLKRGFPNHPLLVASSSPFVGAASTAGPASLVIGPYSVPFLLPPPSSASSGRVVSGELYAPSPAALAELDDLEGTHIGVYERRPITVVADGSGEAVQAEAYFAHPSYAEALWRRCGGEAAEIGEYTVDHAGRYVPKSERAAEAAGLIDAIHRFLATAPEN, from the exons ATGGCGGAGGCGACGCCGACGATGGTGTTCGTCTACGGCACCCTGAAGCGCGGGTTCCCTAACCACCCGCTCCtcgtcgcctcctcctccccgttCGTCGGAGCCGCCTCGACGGCCGGCCCGGCCTCCCTCGTCATCGGCCCCTACTCGGTccccttcctcctccctcctccctcctccgcctcctccgGTCGCGTCGTCTCCGGCGAGCTCTACGCCCCCTCCCCCGCCGCTCTCGCCGAGCTCGACGACCTCGAG GGCACCCACATCGGTGTCTATGAGCGGCGCCCGATCACCGTCGTGGCCGACGGGTCCGGCGAGGCGGTGCAGGCGGAGGCGTACTTCGCGCACCCGAGCTACGCAGAGGCGCTCTGGCGGCGCTGCGGCGGTGAGGCGGCCGAGATTGGGGAGTACACCGTGGACCATGCCGGCCGGTACGTCCCGAAGAGCGAGCGCGCCGCCGAAGCTGCTGGGCTCATTGACGCCATCCATAGGTTCCTCGCCACTGCCCCGGAGAACTGA
- the LOC8054994 gene encoding uncharacterized protein LOC8054994 → MASTTAAATDVKPARAAGGPQLKLLVDRRSRRVLYAEARKDAVDFLIGLLRVPAGLAARALAKHGEPAPGSLGSLYAGALALDDAFFASGSPNRDALLSPAALPSAAVPLLLGGGEGAVPPALAPPQRYFRCSAYNAPCRGNLTNVTDVSGLPCPGCRQAMTVEMRLVPGDAHGRLALAQAQEAAGLGAGGYVKELVTYLVMDDLTVAPMSTISAIMLLKKFDVKDCSALEEMTVELGTREAVMLLKASLQSSTALTDVFSGGVSIDRIGG, encoded by the exons ATGGCGTCCACGACGGCGGCAGCTACAGACGTGAAACCAGCGCGGGCCGCTGGCGGCCCGCAGCTGAAGCTGCTGGTGGACCGGCGTTCGCGGCGCGTGCTGTACGCGGAGGCCCGCAAGGACGCGGTGGACTTCCTGATCGGCCTGCTGCGCGTGCCCGCGGGCCTCGCGGCGCGCGCGCTGGCCAAGCACGGCGAGCCCGCGCCGGGCTCCCTGGGCTCGCTCTACGCGGGCGCGCTGGCGCTGGACGACGCGTTCTTCGCCTCCGGCTCGCCCAACCGCGACGCACTCCTCAGCCCCGCGGCGCTGCCCTCCGCCGCGGTCCCGCTGCtgctcggcggcggcgagggcgcGGTCCCGCCGGCGCTGGCGCCGCCGCAGCGGTACTTCCGGTGCAGCGCGTACAATGCCCCGTGCCGCGGGAACCTGACGAACGTGACGGACGTGTCGGGCCTGCCGTGCCCCGGGTGCCGGCAGGCGATGACCGTGGAGATGCGGCTGGTGCCCGGGGACGCGCACGGCAGGCTGGCGCTTGCGCAGGCGCAGGAGGCCGCGGGGCTCGGCGCCGGCGGGTACGTGAAGGAGCTGGTGACGTACCTGGTGATGGACGACCTCACCGTGGCGCCCATGTCCACCATCTCCGCCATCATGCTGCTCAAGAAGTTCGACGTCAAGGACTGCTCCGCGTTGGAGGAGATGACCGTCGAGCTCGGCACAAGAGAG GCCGTGATGCTCCTCAAGGCGTCCCTGCAGTCGTCGACGGCGTTGACGGATGTCTTCAGCGGCGGCGTCTCCATTGACAGGATTGGCGGTTAA